From a single Lewinella sp. LCG006 genomic region:
- the rpmD gene encoding 50S ribosomal protein L30: MAKVKITQVKSLIDRAKRQKDTVKALGLKKMNDTVTIEVTPQIQGMINKVAHLVKVEEA, from the coding sequence ATGGCTAAGGTAAAAATAACACAGGTTAAGAGCCTGATTGATCGTGCAAAGCGTCAAAAGGATACCGTGAAAGCGTTGGGTCTGAAAAAGATGAACGACACGGTCACTATCGAGGTAACTCCTCAAATTCAGGGAATGATCAACAAGGTTGCTCACCTGGTAAAAGTGGAAGAAGCTTAA
- the rpsE gene encoding 30S ribosomal protein S5, which yields MAKKNSNRVKPAETELKEKLVNLNRVAKVTKGGRTFSFAAVAVVGDGNGTVGHGLGKARDVSQAISKAVDDAKKNLIKVPIHNGTIPHEQKGKYGAGKVLIKPASDGTGVIAGGAMRAVLEIAGVHNVLAKSQGSSNPHNVVKATIDALQQLRSPMVIAKQRGISMEKLFEG from the coding sequence ATGGCAAAGAAAAATTCTAACCGGGTAAAACCGGCCGAAACAGAACTGAAAGAAAAGCTCGTTAACCTTAACCGGGTAGCTAAAGTGACTAAAGGTGGTAGAACCTTTAGCTTCGCAGCGGTAGCAGTTGTTGGTGATGGCAATGGTACGGTAGGTCATGGCCTGGGTAAGGCACGTGACGTATCTCAAGCGATCAGCAAAGCGGTTGATGATGCTAAGAAGAACCTAATAAAGGTGCCTATCCACAATGGTACTATCCCTCACGAACAGAAAGGGAAGTACGGTGCTGGTAAGGTACTCATCAAGCCTGCTTCTGATGGTACAGGAGTAATTGCTGGTGGTGCTATGCGCGCTGTACTGGAAATTGCTGGTGTACACAACGTACTGGCTAAGTCTCAGGGGTCTTCTAACCCGCACAACGTGGTGAAAGCCACAATTGATGCTCTGCAGCAACTACGTAGCCCTATGGTGATCGCAAAGCAGCGTGGCATCTCAATGGAAAAGCTTTTTGAAGGATAG
- the rplR gene encoding 50S ribosomal protein L18, whose translation MQLTKANRRKRIHMRIRKTVRGTAQRPRLNIFRSNRYIYAQLIDDVQGHTLAQASSFEPAVANAGNKSEQSAATGKLLAERAKAAGIESVVFDRAGYLYHGRVKALADGAREGGLLF comes from the coding sequence ATGCAATTAACAAAGGCAAACCGCAGAAAGCGCATTCACATGCGCATTCGCAAAACAGTTCGGGGTACTGCTCAGCGTCCACGTCTGAATATATTCCGTTCTAATCGTTATATTTACGCTCAGCTCATCGATGATGTTCAGGGGCATACCTTAGCACAAGCAAGCTCTTTTGAGCCTGCCGTTGCTAATGCAGGAAATAAATCAGAACAATCTGCTGCTACCGGTAAGCTGTTAGCAGAGCGCGCTAAAGCTGCAGGTATCGAATCTGTGGTTTTTGACCGGGCTGGATATTTATATCATGGCCGCGTGAAAGCGCTGGCGGATGGCGCCCGCGAGGGAGGCTTACTATTTTAA